One Caulobacter segnis genomic window carries:
- the gltX gene encoding glutamate--tRNA ligase: protein MSNPTPTGVVTRFAPSPTGFLHIGGARTALFNWLYARHTGGKFLVRVEDTDRERSTEAAVAAIFEGLDWLGLKSDDEVIFQHTRAPRHVEVVQAMLAKGRAYRCWMTVEELEVAREKARAEGRAIRSPWRDAPEGDLSVPHVIRFKGPLDGETVVDDLVKGPVTFRNIELDDLVLLRADGAPTYNLAVVVDDHDMGVTHVIRGDDHLNNAARQTLIYQAMDWTVPAFAHIPLIHGPDGAKLSKRHGAQAVGEFADLGYIPEGMRNYLARLGWGHGDDEVFNDEQAISWFDVKDVVKAPARLDWAKLNHINAQHLRKADDARLTELALTAAEKRGEPLPADARERIARTVPEVKEGAKTILELVDHCAFALKTRPLALEEKTQKQLTEETVERLSRLRAQLAAAPAFDAAALESVLKTFAESEGVGFGKFGPALRGILTGGAPAPDLNKTMAALSREESLGRLDDALASRA, encoded by the coding sequence ATGTCGAACCCCACCCCTACCGGCGTCGTCACGCGCTTCGCCCCCTCGCCCACCGGCTTCCTGCATATCGGCGGCGCCCGCACGGCGTTGTTCAACTGGTTATATGCGCGGCATACGGGAGGGAAGTTCCTTGTTCGCGTCGAGGACACCGATCGCGAGCGCTCGACCGAGGCGGCCGTCGCCGCCATCTTCGAGGGCCTGGACTGGCTTGGCCTGAAGTCGGACGACGAGGTCATCTTCCAGCACACCCGCGCGCCGCGTCACGTCGAGGTTGTGCAGGCGATGCTGGCCAAGGGCCGCGCCTATCGCTGCTGGATGACCGTCGAGGAACTGGAAGTCGCTCGCGAGAAGGCCCGCGCCGAAGGCCGCGCCATCCGCTCGCCCTGGCGCGACGCGCCGGAAGGCGACCTGTCGGTGCCGCACGTCATCCGCTTCAAGGGTCCGCTGGATGGCGAGACCGTGGTCGACGACCTGGTCAAGGGTCCGGTGACCTTCCGCAACATCGAGCTGGACGATCTGGTCCTGCTGCGCGCCGACGGCGCCCCGACCTACAACCTGGCCGTGGTCGTCGACGACCACGACATGGGGGTCACGCACGTGATCCGCGGCGACGACCACCTGAACAACGCCGCCCGCCAGACCCTGATCTACCAGGCGATGGACTGGACCGTGCCTGCCTTCGCCCACATCCCGCTGATCCACGGGCCCGACGGCGCCAAGCTCAGCAAGCGCCACGGCGCGCAGGCCGTCGGCGAGTTCGCCGACCTGGGCTACATCCCCGAAGGCATGCGCAACTATCTGGCGCGCCTGGGCTGGGGTCACGGCGACGACGAGGTCTTCAACGACGAGCAGGCGATCAGCTGGTTCGACGTCAAGGACGTGGTCAAGGCGCCCGCCCGCCTGGACTGGGCCAAGCTGAACCACATCAACGCCCAGCACCTGCGCAAGGCCGACGACGCGCGCCTGACCGAGCTGGCCCTGACGGCCGCCGAAAAGCGCGGCGAGCCCCTGCCAGCCGACGCCCGCGAGCGCATCGCCCGCACCGTCCCGGAAGTGAAGGAAGGCGCCAAGACCATCCTGGAGTTGGTGGACCACTGCGCCTTCGCGCTGAAGACGCGCCCGCTGGCCCTGGAAGAAAAAACGCAGAAGCAGCTGACCGAGGAAACGGTCGAGCGACTATCGCGCCTGCGCGCCCAACTGGCCGCCGCGCCGGCCTTCGACGCGGCGGCTCTGGAGAGCGTGTTGAAAACCTTCGCGGAATCCGAGGGTGTCGGCTTCGGCAAGTTCGGCCCGGCGTTGCGCGGGATCCTGACCGGCGGCGCGCCGGCTCCGGACCTGAACAAGACGATGGCCGCGCTCTCCCGCGAAGAGAGTTTGGGGCGCCTTGACGACGCCCTGGCGTCGCGCGCATGA